The Catellatospora citrea DNA segment TGTCCGGGGTGGCCCAGAAGGCGATGATGAAACCGACCATGATCGGGTGGCGGACGATCCGGTAGAGCATCGGCTGCCGGAACCCCGGCTCGGCGTAGCCGCTCTCCCTGGCTCGCGCCAGCACCTGACGCAGCCCGAACAGGTCGAAGTGCCCGATGAGGAACGTGCTGAGCACGAGCACGCCCCAGCCCAGCCCGCAGACCGTCCACAGCACGACGCGCAGCCACGGCGTCTCGACCGACCAGACCTCCGCGGTCAGCGGCCGCCACTGCCACAGCAGCAGCCCCACGGCGAGGCTGGACAGGAGCACGAACGTGCTGCGTTCGACGGCCGCCGGGACGAAGCGGGTCCACCACCGCTTGAACCAGGGCCGGGCCATGACGCTGTGCTGGACGGCGAACACCCCGAGCAGGCCCGCGTCGACGGCCACCGCGAGCCACACCGGGCCGGTCGCGCCGTCGTCGACGCCCTTGGGCACCACCGCGTTGGCCAGGAAGCCGATCGTGTAGGTGATCGCCGCGAGGAACGCGGCATAGGCGAGCCCACCGTAGCCGAGTGCCAGTATCCGCCGGATCATGGCATCCTCCCTTCTCGTTCGGTCGACCGACCGAATCTGCGGTACGTTAACATTCGGTCGATCGACCGAACAAGGGGTATGCATTGAGCACGACATCGACGAAGATCATGGAGTCCGCCCGGTCGTGCCTGCTGTCGGAGGGATACGCCAACCTGTCCACCCGCAAGGTCGCCGACCAGGCAGGCGTCTCGCTCAGCCAGATCCACTACCACTTCGGCGGCAAGCAGGGCATGGTCCTCGCGCTGCTCGACCACGAGAACGCGCGGCTGGTCGACCGGCAGCGACAGATGTACGCCGCGTCCGAGCCGCTGTGGAAACGCTACGAGCAGGCCTGCGACTTCCTCGACGACGACCTCGCCTCCGGCTACGTACGCGTGCTGCAGGAGATGATCGCCGCGGGCTGGTCCGACGCCATGGTCGCGCAGCGGGTGCTCACCATGCTGCAGAGCTGGATGAACCTGCTCGAAGAGGTCGCCCGCGAAGCCGAGACCCGGATCGGCTCGCTCGGCCCGTTCACCGCCGCCGAGCTCGCCGTCCTGGTGGGCACGTCGTTCCTCGGCGGCGAGGCGATGATCCTGCTGGGCGACGACGGCTGGACCGCGCGGGTCCGGACGTCACTGCGCCGCGTCGGCGACCTCATCCGCACCTGGGAGACCGCGCCGGCCACGTGACACCGGACGGCCCGCGGCCGTCACGGGGGCGGGACGTCCATCGGCGACACCGGAGCCGCGTCGGCGTGGCCCGTCCAGAACATGTGCCAGAGCGTCCGAGGCAGCTTGCGCCAGCCCGCGGCCTTGATGGCCGTCTTCGCGGCGACCCCCGCCAGGGCCAACCCGACGAAGCCCACCAGCCACTGCACCGACCAGATCCACAGGCGGGTGTCATCCGCGGCATGCCCGCTCAGGCCCGCCGTCCAGATGACGACCTGGGCGATCGGCAGCCAGGAGACGACGATCAGCCCGACCCCGGCCCGCAGGCGCAGAACGGCCCGGTTCACTCCTTTCAGCACCATCTGATGCTAATCGCCAGATGCGGTCGCCGCGCCCACGCGACCAGCGGCTATGGATCGCTCGGTCCGGCGACCGGGCCGGTGCGCTGCCACACCGACCCGGTCCCCTGCCCTACAGCCCCTGCCTGCGCACTCAGGCGACGGCCGCGCCGAACCAGCGAGGCAGCCGGTCGAGCAGCTCCCGCTGGTCGTCACCGACCCAGGCCACGTGCCCGTCCGGCCGCAGCAGCACGGCGGGCGCGTCCAGCTCCTCGCTGACGTCGACCACGTGGTCGACCCGATCGGCCCAACCCGCGACCGAAAGCCTGCCGGTCTGGTCGAGCAGCAGGCCACGGCCGCTGTGCATCAGCCCGTACAGCCGTCCGCCCTTCAGCTCGACGTCGCGCATCCGCCGGCCGAGCAGTTCGTGACCGTCACCGAAGTCGTAGCGCACCCCGATCGCGGTGATCTTCTCGATCAGCAGCCGGTTCACCTGCTCGAAGTCCATCAACTCCGACACCAGCCGACGCACCGCCCGCGCGCCCGGCTCGGTCGACATGAGCTCCATCTGCGCCCGGGTGTTGTTCAGCACGTCGTCGGCCACCGGGTGCCGTTCGGTGTGGTAGCTCTCCAGCAGCCCTTCCGGCGCCCAGCCGTCCAGCTCGGCGGCCAGTTTCCAACCGAGGTTGAACGCGTCCTGGATCCCCAGGTTGAGGCCCTGCCCACCGGTCGGCGGGTGGACGTGCGCCGCGTCCCCGGCCAGCAGCACCCGCCCGACGTGGTAGCGCTCGGCCTGCCGGGTGGCGTCACCGAACCGCGACAGCCAGCGCGGCGAGTGCACCCCGAAGTCCGTGCCGGCGTACCGCCGCAGCTGCTGCTTGAACTCGTCGAGGGTCGGCGGCACCGAGCGGTCCTCGGCCACCCCCTCGGCGGGCACCACCACCCGGTACACCCCCTCCCCGAAGGGCCCGAGGCCGAAGCGCTTCTGGGTCTTGCGGACCTCGGCCACCACGGCGGCGACCTCCTCGGCCGGCACCCCCACCGCCATCTCGCCCAGCAGCGTCTCGTTCCGGGACGGCTCGCCCGGAAAGCCGACGCCGAGCAGCTTGCGCACCGTGCTGCGGCCGCCGTCACACCCGACCAGATAACGCGCACGCAGCTGCGACCCGTCGGCCAGCTCGACGCTCACCCCCTGCTCGTCCTGGCTCAACCCCACCACCTCGCAGCCGCGCCGCACCTCGGTGCCGAGTTCGGCGGCCCGCTCGGCCAGCAGTCGATCGCTGACGGGCTGCGGGATGCCGAGGACGTAGCCGTGCGCGGTGTCCAGGCTGGGCGTGGGCTTGTCGATACCGGCGAAGAAGCCGCCGAGCGGATACTGCTTGCCGTTGGCGAGGAAGCGCTCCAGCAGACCCCGCTGGTCCATCACCTCGATACTGCGCACGTGCAGACCGAGCGCGCGCACGAACGCGGCCGGCTCCGTCTCCTTCTCCAGCACGAGCACCTGCACGCCGTGCAGCCTCAGCTCACACGCCAGCATCAGCCCGGTCGGCCCGGCACCAGCGATGATCACGTCGATCATGAACCCCCACTTTCCACCCATGTCGCAACCCGGCCAGCGGCACCATGGAGTCCGCGGTGCACGACGTCCGCACACGTACTCCATGAACCCCTGATTTGCGCAGGTTCTGGCTTCAGCCGGACATTCTGCGGCACAACCCGGGTCTTGCGGCAAGACCCCCAATGCGGTATAAGTTAGAAGTGGCAGGGAGCGAGTGCTCTTCTGCCTTTTGCTTTGCGGCGCGCACGTACGCCACGTTCCGACGTTCAGGCCTCGGCAACTGGCACCTCTCCGCTCAATGGCCCCCCTCTGGTCTCGTATCGCGACGCAGCGCAACGGTGAGTGCTTGTTCGCCGCCTGCCGTCAGCGCCACGGTGAGTCCGCGGTGGTGCGGCACCTGCTCCATGAGGCGTTGGGCGAGGAGCAGGTTGACAGTGTCCCTGACCGCGTTCTCCTTGACGC contains these protein-coding regions:
- a CDS encoding TetR/AcrR family transcriptional regulator yields the protein MSTTSTKIMESARSCLLSEGYANLSTRKVADQAGVSLSQIHYHFGGKQGMVLALLDHENARLVDRQRQMYAASEPLWKRYEQACDFLDDDLASGYVRVLQEMIAAGWSDAMVAQRVLTMLQSWMNLLEEVAREAETRIGSLGPFTAAELAVLVGTSFLGGEAMILLGDDGWTARVRTSLRRVGDLIRTWETAPAT
- the mddA gene encoding methanethiol S-methyltransferase; the protein is MIRRILALGYGGLAYAAFLAAITYTIGFLANAVVPKGVDDGATGPVWLAVAVDAGLLGVFAVQHSVMARPWFKRWWTRFVPAAVERSTFVLLSSLAVGLLLWQWRPLTAEVWSVETPWLRVVLWTVCGLGWGVLVLSTFLIGHFDLFGLRQVLARARESGYAEPGFRQPMLYRIVRHPIMVGFIIAFWATPDMSAGHLLFAAAATGYILIAVRFEEHDLRKALGEPYEQYARQVPRFIPRVRPVSERVEA
- the rox gene encoding rifampin monooxygenase, with product MIDVIIAGAGPTGLMLACELRLHGVQVLVLEKETEPAAFVRALGLHVRSIEVMDQRGLLERFLANGKQYPLGGFFAGIDKPTPSLDTAHGYVLGIPQPVSDRLLAERAAELGTEVRRGCEVVGLSQDEQGVSVELADGSQLRARYLVGCDGGRSTVRKLLGVGFPGEPSRNETLLGEMAVGVPAEEVAAVVAEVRKTQKRFGLGPFGEGVYRVVVPAEGVAEDRSVPPTLDEFKQQLRRYAGTDFGVHSPRWLSRFGDATRQAERYHVGRVLLAGDAAHVHPPTGGQGLNLGIQDAFNLGWKLAAELDGWAPEGLLESYHTERHPVADDVLNNTRAQMELMSTEPGARAVRRLVSELMDFEQVNRLLIEKITAIGVRYDFGDGHELLGRRMRDVELKGGRLYGLMHSGRGLLLDQTGRLSVAGWADRVDHVVDVSEELDAPAVLLRPDGHVAWVGDDQRELLDRLPRWFGAAVA